The following proteins are encoded in a genomic region of Montipora foliosa isolate CH-2021 chromosome 8, ASM3666993v2, whole genome shotgun sequence:
- the LOC137968658 gene encoding E3 ubiquitin-protein ligase TRIM71-like translates to MPRDTILCPECRRNFTIPGNGDLNTSPTNFRLNSLLDALPITECKTGAVKCENCDKTRQQSAYCFTCCSFWCDDCLSFHNGIKTNKEQHVLALKDFRDEDFENILKQPPFCAKHKKKFKFFCQLCKTTICYSCAVTDHEGHAKIVLEDAAKERKLRIVRAVQFKKRKVQKKETRIATLGENCIQVQEEAARIKSDIQQFTDNLVAAIEAKKNEFFDEVGMIAKQRLELIAEERREIEEEMKRDQTAIEKSHTILKQSTSAQIMQPNDLVDELFREEGEQEDTDDLDSKHVIDFVFKRNEELFNDVHAKKLGFFRRKCNPKESTVEGKEISEGTVGLKAEIVVKTRNILGEQVYHQNNHVTMKIRNHEGHDCSTKPQIHDNEDGSYTISYFTKEWGACQASVKVNEQHVLGSPFKTELKPRLFKPVLSFGKQGSAVGMFDFLWGIAVNDKDEIAVSDRNNHHIQKFTNDGTHWKSFGTEGNQPGQFNWPTGIAFYNNYILVSDTFNHRIQIFDDQGHYLDQFGEKGKLNHQLGRPNGLAGHLLVCDSSNHRVQVFKLNGEFLTKFGAFGKEEGKFNQPISTAILSDGRIIVTEFGNHRVQIFE, encoded by the exons ATGCCCCGAGATACTATTTTATGCCCCGAGTGTCGTCGAAACTTCACCATCCCTGGAAACGGTGATCTCAACACTTCACCAACAAACTTTCGCCTGAACAGTTTGTTAGATGCTTTGCCCATCACAGAGTGCAAAACTGGTGCCGTCAAGTGTGAAAATTGCGACAAAACAAGACAACAATCTGCCTACTGCTTCACTTGTTGTTCGTTCTGGTGCGATGACTGCCTTTCTTTCCATAACGGGATAAAAACCAATAAAGAACAACACGTGTTGGCTTTGAAAGACTTTCGAGATGAAGACTTTGAGAACATTCTCAAGCAGCCACCATTTTGTGCAAAACACAAGAAGAAATTTAAGTTCTTCTGTCAGCTTTGCAAAACAACGATATGTTATTCGTGTGCTGTAACAGACCACGAAGGTCACGCTAAGATTGTGTTGGAAGACGCTGCAAAAGAACGCAAGTTGAGAATAGTTAGAGCGGTTCAATTTAAGAAACGAAAAGTGCAGAAGAAGGAGACAAGAATCGCCACACTTGGTGAAAACTGTATTCAGGTCCAAGAAGAAGCCGCAAGAATAAAAAGCGACATACAGCAGTTTACTGACAATCTCGTTGCAGCCATTGAGGCGAAAAAGAACGAGTTCTTTGACGAGGTAGGAATGATAGCAAAGCAGCGCCTGGAGCTTATAGCGGAGGAAAGGCGGGAGATTGAAGAAGAAATGAAAAGGGACCAAACAGCAATCGAAAAAAGCCACACGATTTTAAAGCAAAGCACAAGCGCTCAAATCATGCAACCAAATGATTTAGTAGACGAACTATTTCGGGAGGAAGGTGAGCAAGAAGACACAGATGACCTTGACAGCAAACATGTCAtagattttgtttttaaaagaaatgaagaatTGTTTAATGACGTTCACGCCAAAAAACTGGGatttttcagaagaaaatgtaACCCGAAAGAGTCGACGGTTGAGGGAAAAGAAATCAGCGAAGGAACTGTTGGACTTAAAGCCGAGATTGTTGTGAAAACGCGAAACATTCTGGGAGAACAAGTCTACCATCAAAATAACCACGTGACaatgaaaattagaaatcatGAAGGACATGACTGTTCAACAAAACCGCAAATCCACGACAATGAAGATGGCAGCTATACGATCAGCTATTTCACAAAAGAATGGGGAGCATGTCAGGCATCTGTGAAAGTTAATGAACAACATGTGCTTGGCAGTCCATTTAAAACTGAATTGAAACCCAGACTGTTCAAGCCCGTGTTATCCTTTGGAAAACAAGGATCAGCGGTTGGAATGTTTGACTTTCTTTGGGGAATAGCAGTGAATGACAAAGACGAGATTGCAGTGAGTGATCGTAATAACCATCACATACAAAAATTTACAAATGATGGAACTCACTGGAAATCGTTTGGCACAGAAGGTAATCAGCCGGGGCAGTTCAACTGGCCTACTGGGAtagctttttataataattacattTTAGTGTCAGACACTTTTAACCACCGCATTCAAATCTTTGATGATCAGGGACATTATCTCGATCAGTTTGGAGAAAAGGGAAAACTGAATCACCAGCTTGGTCGTCCTAATGGGCT AGCAGGACATTTGTTGGTTTGTGATTCATCGAATCACCGAGTGCAGGTGTTTAAACTCAACGGAGAATTTCTAACAAAGTTTGGAGCATTTGGCAAAGAAGAAGGAAAGTTCAATCAGCCAATCTCCACAGCAATTCTTAGCGATGGTAGAATAATTGTCACTGAATTTGGAAACCATCGAGTTCAGATTTTTGAATAG